A stretch of the Desulfobacter sp. genome encodes the following:
- a CDS encoding IS4 family transposase: protein MTHISVPKKQLRSLNFDNFRCSLIKSLSKAPELQSRGDRPLKMTFEDQINALVYFHLQEHKSARHLIQDLKENVFAKENIAPDGGISRSSFCEAINHRGLEQLQFIFEDLYKQALECHPGEHAELGELVSIDGSLINAVLSMHWANYRKGSKKAKVHCGFDINHGIPNKIFLTEGNGAERTFVPKILSKGQTGVMDRGYQSHKEFDLLQEQGKHFVCRIKTRTTRTIIDNHETPSDSYIFYDALVKLGTPNQNQTKRPVRVVGYKIAGVKYYVATDRHDLTAEQIATIYKLRWTIEDFFKWWKEHLKVYHLIARSEYGLMVQILGGLITYLLLTIHCQKQFNEKVTIKRVRQLRTAILNDLFGCEEQGSHSSNRDNIVKDQKIIEQAKT, encoded by the coding sequence ATGACGCACATCTCAGTCCCTAAAAAACAACTACGGTCCCTGAACTTTGACAATTTCAGGTGCTCTCTGATAAAGTCACTTTCAAAAGCACCGGAATTACAATCTCGAGGAGACCGCCCTTTAAAAATGACATTCGAAGACCAGATAAATGCTTTGGTTTATTTCCATCTTCAGGAGCACAAGTCTGCCCGACATTTAATTCAGGATCTCAAGGAGAATGTTTTTGCTAAAGAAAATATTGCGCCAGACGGTGGTATCAGCCGTAGTAGTTTCTGTGAAGCCATCAATCACAGGGGACTCGAACAACTGCAATTTATCTTTGAGGATCTTTATAAACAGGCTCTTGAGTGTCATCCGGGTGAACACGCCGAGTTAGGAGAGTTGGTTTCCATTGACGGTAGTCTCATAAATGCAGTCCTTTCAATGCACTGGGCGAACTACAGAAAAGGAAGTAAAAAAGCCAAAGTACATTGCGGATTTGACATTAATCACGGAATCCCAAACAAAATCTTTTTGACTGAAGGCAACGGCGCTGAACGCACTTTTGTTCCCAAAATACTTTCCAAGGGGCAAACAGGTGTTATGGATCGTGGATATCAATCCCATAAAGAATTTGACCTGCTTCAGGAGCAAGGCAAACATTTTGTCTGCCGTATAAAAACCAGGACAACAAGAACAATTATTGATAACCACGAGACCCCTTCCGACAGCTACATTTTTTATGATGCACTGGTTAAACTTGGTACTCCGAATCAAAACCAGACGAAAAGGCCTGTTCGGGTTGTTGGCTATAAAATTGCTGGCGTCAAATACTATGTGGCAACTGACAGGCATGATTTAACAGCGGAACAAATAGCAACAATTTATAAACTCCGGTGGACCATTGAGGATTTTTTCAAATGGTGGAAAGAACATCTGAAGGTATATCATCTCATTGCCCGCAGTGAATACGGCCTTATGGTTCAGATTCTTGGCGGCCTTATCACTTACCTGTTACTGACAATCCATTGCCAAAAACAGTTTAATGAAAAGGTCACGATCAAAAGAGTTCGGCAGCTGCGAACCGCCATTCTAAATGACCTGTTTGGCTGCGAGGAGCAGGGCTCTCATAGTTCAAACAGGGACAATATTGTCAAAGATCAAAAAATTATTGAGCAAGCAAAAACCTAA
- a CDS encoding proline racemase family protein produces the protein MQTSKVIHTVSCHAEGEVGDVIVGGVAPPPGKTLWEQSKWIAEDDTLRQFMLNEPRGGVFRHVNLLVPPKHPDAQMGWIIMEPEHTPPMSGSNSICVATVLLETGILPMEEPETVLTLEAPGGLIRAVAECRAGRVRQMTIHNLPSFALALDAPLEVEGMGTLKVDTAYGGDSFVIVNAQDLGFEVRPDEARDMARMGIKITHAATEKLGFEHPENPDWNHISFCQIAAPLTREKGILKGRTAVAIQPGKLDRSPTGTGCSARMAVLAKRGMLKIGDAYIGESVIGSRFFCRIESKVKLGRLEAILPVISGRAWITGTHQHMLDPEDPWPNGYRLSDTWPD, from the coding sequence ATGCAAACATCTAAAGTGATTCATACGGTGAGCTGCCATGCTGAAGGCGAAGTCGGGGATGTGATTGTGGGCGGGGTGGCGCCGCCTCCGGGCAAGACCCTGTGGGAACAGTCCAAATGGATTGCCGAGGATGATACCTTGAGGCAGTTTATGCTCAATGAACCCAGGGGGGGTGTGTTCCGTCATGTGAATCTTCTGGTGCCGCCCAAGCATCCAGATGCCCAGATGGGATGGATCATCATGGAGCCGGAACATACCCCGCCCATGTCCGGATCCAACTCCATCTGTGTGGCAACCGTGCTGCTGGAGACAGGGATTCTGCCCATGGAAGAGCCTGAAACGGTTCTGACCCTGGAAGCCCCGGGCGGGCTGATCAGGGCCGTGGCCGAGTGCCGGGCGGGCAGGGTCAGGCAGATGACCATCCACAACCTGCCCTCTTTTGCCCTGGCCCTGGATGCCCCCCTGGAAGTTGAAGGCATGGGGACCCTAAAGGTGGATACCGCCTACGGGGGCGATTCGTTTGTCATTGTGAATGCCCAGGATTTAGGGTTTGAGGTCCGGCCGGACGAGGCCCGTGACATGGCCCGGATGGGAATCAAAATTACCCATGCCGCAACAGAGAAGCTGGGGTTTGAACATCCTGAAAATCCTGACTGGAACCATATTTCCTTTTGCCAGATCGCAGCCCCCCTGACCCGGGAAAAGGGAATCCTTAAGGGCAGGACCGCTGTGGCCATTCAGCCGGGAAAGCTGGACCGTTCCCCCACGGGCACGGGATGCTCCGCCCGGATGGCGGTGTTGGCCAAAAGGGGAATGCTCAAGATTGGGGACGCTTATATCGGAGAATCTGTGATCGGATCCCGGTTTTTTTGCCGCATTGAATCCAAGGTGAAACTGGGGAGACTAGAGGCCATTCTGCCTGTGATTTCGGGCCGGGCCTGGATTACCGGCACTCACCAGCATATGCTGGACCCGGAAGATCCCTGGCCCAATGGATATCGCCTCAGCGACACCTGGCCTGATTAA
- a CDS encoding DUF1178 family protein, which yields MIVFDLECLNGHTFEGWFEDRADLDQQQEKGLLQCPVCDSFSVVPKLSAVAIKTSSSSPSPQAHQAMQANEEALAEFTEKVAEFVENNYENVGSSFAKEALEMHYGAKDVRNIRGTTTKEEEKTLEKEGVQVFKVPVKKENQDLN from the coding sequence ATGATTGTATTTGATCTTGAATGTCTGAACGGACATACATTTGAAGGATGGTTCGAAGACCGGGCCGATCTTGACCAACAACAGGAAAAAGGCCTGCTCCAATGCCCTGTTTGCGACAGCTTTTCTGTTGTGCCCAAGCTTTCTGCCGTGGCCATTAAAACCTCGTCTTCATCACCTTCTCCCCAGGCCCACCAGGCCATGCAGGCCAACGAGGAAGCCCTGGCCGAATTCACTGAAAAAGTAGCAGAATTTGTGGAAAACAACTATGAAAACGTAGGTTCCTCCTTTGCCAAGGAAGCCCTTGAAATGCACTATGGGGCCAAGGACGTCAGGAATATCAGGGGCACCACCACAAAGGAAGAGGAAAAAACCCTGGAAAAAGAAGGGGTCCAGGTCTTTAAGGTCCCGGTTAAAAAAGAAAACCAGGATTTGAATTAA
- a CDS encoding ATP-binding cassette domain-containing protein yields MVFSGIGRAFQIASLFPDETVLDNIKIACLSRMGQTRRFWREALKFKRATDYVYELLENLGLEKQADRFAFELAHGDQKLLDIGVALALKPKLLMLDEPTAGMSPEERVTTRNLIKKLWKEFNLTLIFIEHDMDMVFDIAQTVRVLQQGTLIAEGTPEDIQNNKEVVTAYLGEEL; encoded by the coding sequence ATAGTTTTTTCAGGTATCGGCCGGGCGTTTCAGATTGCTTCCCTTTTTCCTGATGAAACCGTACTGGATAACATCAAAATTGCCTGCCTTTCCCGAATGGGTCAGACCCGAAGATTTTGGCGGGAAGCCTTGAAATTTAAACGCGCCACGGATTATGTATATGAACTGCTTGAAAACCTGGGGCTTGAAAAACAAGCCGACCGGTTTGCATTTGAGCTGGCCCATGGTGATCAAAAACTGCTTGATATCGGCGTTGCCCTGGCATTGAAACCCAAACTGCTCATGCTGGACGAACCCACTGCCGGGATGAGTCCGGAAGAGCGGGTAACCACCCGGAATCTGATTAAAAAACTCTGGAAGGAATTTAATCTGACGCTCATATTTATCGAACACGACATGGACATGGTTTTTGACATTGCCCAGACTGTAAGGGTATTGCAACAGGGAACTCTGATCGCCGAAGGTACTCCCGAAGACATTCAAAACAACAAGGAAGTGGTCACGGCCTACCTTGGGGAGGAACTCTGA
- a CDS encoding Lrp/AsnC family transcriptional regulator, protein MNTLTDLEKKIISLLQTDIPVVKRPFLEMAQKIGITEDEFLEVLNNLNAKKIIRRFGATLKHQNSGYKANAMVAWKVPEERVEEVGNTMASFRQVTHCYRRNPCKDWENNLYTMVHAGTEEECYAIVEKISKAIKEETYTLLFSRQELKKTSMKYFED, encoded by the coding sequence ATGAACACCCTTACAGACCTGGAAAAAAAAATAATTTCCCTGCTCCAGACCGATATCCCGGTGGTCAAACGGCCCTTCCTTGAAATGGCTCAAAAAATAGGCATTACAGAGGATGAATTTTTAGAGGTCCTCAACAACCTCAACGCCAAAAAGATCATCAGACGGTTCGGAGCCACGCTCAAGCACCAGAATTCCGGGTACAAGGCCAATGCCATGGTGGCCTGGAAAGTACCTGAAGAGCGGGTTGAAGAGGTGGGCAACACCATGGCCTCGTTCAGGCAAGTCACCCATTGCTACCGCAGAAACCCTTGCAAAGACTGGGAAAACAACCTGTACACCATGGTCCATGCCGGCACAGAAGAAGAGTGTTACGCCATTGTTGAAAAAATCTCCAAGGCCATAAAAGAAGAGACCTATACCCTGCTGTTTTCACGGCAGGAGCTGAAAAAAACCTCAATGAAGTATTTTGAAGACTGA
- a CDS encoding branched-chain amino acid ABC transporter permease — MSSSYQMNLASHILIWALFATSFNMLWGITGMLSFGQALYFGLGAYSVGLLVKYMGSIWFFPGILLGLLISIIVAYLVGRLVIRVGGIYFTMLTLAFAQLVWQITFKWYNFTGGDDGIVGIIQPGIFANPIVYYYLILAVVITSVWILKRIAYSPFGLILRCVNQNPDRVRFLGRRVRQNQLRIYIIAAFFAALAGALMTGVDNSIHTDMFVWTTSGEVILMTVLGGINQFFGPFIGAIAMIFIEDFVGAFTEYWSLIIGIIILVILLLFPKGIVGELLELKHRFFKSNQVRGGK, encoded by the coding sequence ATGTCTTCAAGTTACCAGATGAACCTGGCCAGCCATATTTTAATCTGGGCATTGTTTGCCACCTCATTTAACATGCTGTGGGGAATCACAGGTATGCTCTCATTCGGGCAGGCTCTGTATTTCGGCTTGGGAGCCTATTCTGTAGGACTGCTGGTAAAATACATGGGCAGCATCTGGTTTTTTCCGGGCATCCTGCTCGGTCTTTTAATCTCGATCATTGTGGCCTACCTGGTCGGCCGGCTCGTGATCCGGGTCGGAGGTATCTATTTTACCATGCTCACCCTGGCATTTGCCCAGCTGGTCTGGCAGATTACATTCAAATGGTATAATTTTACCGGAGGCGATGATGGCATTGTGGGTATTATTCAACCGGGGATTTTTGCCAACCCAATTGTCTATTATTACCTGATTTTGGCCGTGGTGATCACTTCAGTCTGGATACTCAAACGCATTGCCTATTCCCCCTTTGGTCTGATTTTGAGATGTGTCAACCAAAATCCTGACCGGGTCCGGTTCCTGGGCCGCCGGGTCAGGCAGAACCAGCTTCGCATTTATATTATTGCCGCATTTTTTGCAGCACTTGCAGGTGCTTTAATGACCGGTGTAGATAATTCGATCCACACAGACATGTTTGTCTGGACGACTTCAGGAGAGGTTATTCTTATGACCGTTCTGGGCGGGATCAACCAGTTTTTCGGTCCCTTTATCGGGGCAATTGCCATGATCTTCATAGAAGATTTTGTGGGGGCATTCACTGAATACTGGTCCCTGATCATCGGTATCATCATTCTGGTGATCCTTCTGCTTTTCCCCAAAGGAATCGTGGGAGAGCTGCTTGAATTAAAGCATCGCTTTTTTAAATCCAATCAGGTGCGGGGTGGCAAATGA
- a CDS encoding ABC transporter ATP-binding protein has translation MEYILKAKNLNTYYDRSHILFDLSLDVRPGETVCLMGRNGAGKTTTFRTLMGLTPPKTGTVTFKENDCTGFSSYKMARLGLGFVPEDRRILGPFTIRENLELGKVPGRKGQWDLDSVLEIFPILKDMVNRMGGTLSGGEQQLLTIARALMGNPDVLLLDEPTEGLSPVIVGDLKELVLSLKTTRTTILLSEQNLKFSLAVSDRIIVIDKGHKVYGGSVQEFGEQKDIHKTYLAV, from the coding sequence ATGGAATATATTCTCAAGGCAAAAAATCTTAATACCTACTACGACAGGAGCCATATTCTCTTTGATCTGAGCCTGGATGTCAGACCGGGAGAAACTGTCTGTCTCATGGGCAGGAACGGGGCCGGAAAAACAACCACCTTCAGAACTCTCATGGGGCTGACACCGCCGAAAACCGGAACCGTGACATTCAAGGAAAATGACTGTACAGGGTTTTCCAGTTATAAAATGGCCCGGCTCGGGCTGGGATTTGTGCCTGAAGACAGAAGAATTCTGGGACCCTTTACCATAAGAGAAAATCTTGAGCTGGGTAAGGTTCCGGGCCGCAAAGGACAGTGGGACCTTGACTCTGTCCTGGAAATTTTTCCGATTTTAAAGGACATGGTCAACCGGATGGGCGGCACATTGTCCGGCGGAGAACAGCAGTTGCTGACCATTGCCAGAGCCCTGATGGGAAATCCGGATGTCCTTTTGCTGGATGAACCCACTGAAGGGCTCTCCCCGGTCATTGTTGGTGACCTCAAGGAACTGGTGCTTTCCCTTAAAACAACCCGTACAACCATTTTGCTTTCAGAGCAGAATTTAAAATTTTCACTGGCTGTCTCAGACCGGATAATCGTCATTGACAAGGGACATAAGGTCTACGGCGGCAGTGTGCAGGAATTCGGCGAACAAAAAGACATCCACAAGACCTATCTGGCTGTCTGA
- a CDS encoding cobalamin B12-binding domain-containing protein, which translates to MKTDPPHILCINPWIHDFAAFDFWAKPLGLLSLAAILRQNRVKVSFMDCMDRFHPLQTRPGKILWDGRGPFDKTPIPIPEDLAFYLEDETRAFCRYGTPKEWIEQDLLAMEPPDLIMVTSLMTYWASGVAQTIELVKHFFPEVPLVLGGIYASLCQDHAEQFSGADRVVTGPGETILADLVEEFTGFKMTCLPDPKDLDTSPFPALDLQNHMAYAPILTSRGCPFSCEYCASSFLEPRLRRRSPDHVFKEICHWHDHFNIKHFPFYDDALLINPKNYAFPLLEKIIGADLDLNFHTPNALHIREINPKAARLMFQAGFKAIRLGLETTNFSKERHHDVKVRADEFFAAVQSLKDAGFQKEQLGAYLLCGLPDQDLEDVKKSMDLVKQTGILPVLAYYTPIPHTPMWEEALACARFDLSAHPGLTNNSLFPCVTSQKDLDRISQLKKMQK; encoded by the coding sequence TTGAAGACTGATCCCCCCCATATTCTCTGCATCAATCCCTGGATCCACGATTTTGCAGCCTTTGATTTCTGGGCAAAACCCCTGGGACTGCTCTCCCTGGCCGCCATTTTGCGACAGAACCGGGTCAAGGTCTCTTTTATGGACTGCATGGACAGGTTCCATCCCCTGCAGACCCGGCCCGGTAAAATTCTTTGGGACGGCAGGGGACCCTTTGACAAAACCCCCATTCCCATTCCAGAGGACCTGGCCTTTTACCTTGAAGATGAGACCCGGGCCTTTTGCCGGTACGGCACCCCAAAAGAATGGATTGAGCAGGACCTGCTGGCCATGGAACCGCCGGATCTGATCATGGTCACCTCGTTGATGACCTATTGGGCCTCAGGGGTGGCCCAGACCATTGAACTGGTTAAACATTTTTTCCCGGAGGTGCCCCTGGTCCTTGGGGGGATTTATGCAAGCCTCTGCCAGGACCATGCTGAACAATTTTCAGGCGCCGACCGTGTGGTAACCGGCCCGGGGGAAACCATCCTGGCCGATTTGGTAGAAGAATTCACAGGATTTAAAATGACCTGCCTGCCAGACCCAAAAGATCTGGACACCAGTCCCTTTCCGGCCCTGGACCTCCAAAATCACATGGCCTATGCCCCCATCCTCACCTCCAGGGGATGCCCCTTTTCCTGTGAATACTGCGCCTCTTCCTTTTTAGAACCCCGGCTGAGAAGAAGATCCCCGGATCATGTGTTCAAAGAGATCTGCCATTGGCATGATCATTTCAACATCAAGCACTTTCCCTTTTACGATGATGCCCTGCTCATCAACCCCAAAAACTATGCCTTTCCTTTGCTGGAAAAAATTATTGGGGCGGACCTGGATCTGAACTTTCACACCCCCAATGCCCTTCACATCCGTGAAATCAATCCCAAAGCCGCCCGTTTGATGTTCCAGGCAGGGTTTAAGGCCATCCGCCTGGGCCTTGAAACCACCAATTTTTCAAAGGAACGCCACCATGATGTCAAGGTCAGGGCAGATGAATTTTTTGCAGCGGTTCAAAGCCTGAAAGATGCAGGGTTTCAAAAGGAGCAGCTCGGGGCCTATCTGCTCTGCGGCCTGCCGGATCAGGATCTGGAGGATGTAAAAAAATCCATGGATCTGGTCAAGCAGACAGGCATCCTTCCGGTCCTGGCCTACTACACCCCCATCCCCCATACCCCCATGTGGGAGGAGGCCTTGGCCTGCGCCCGGTTTGACCTCAGCGCCCATCCGGGGCTGACAAACAACAGCCTTTTTCCCTGTGTGACCTCCCAAAAGGATCTGGACCGTATTTCCCAATTGAAAAAGATGCAAAAATAG
- a CDS encoding ISL3 family transposase, whose product MSTSFIYHAFGLRDYFYKTTRFIGGIITFELIPKPEAVKCPEFNSRSVTRKGIVTRDLRTIPVGSKPVILRTAIQRVWCSFCQFVRQIAIDEISIGKGHKYLTIVMDLESGRILHVGEGKGGEALKSFWTKVKISKAKIKAVSIDMSPAYLSAVIENLSGSAIVFDRFHVVKLFNEKLSDFRRKLYNLLANTGQQKLLKGVRWLLLKNPENLSDDKKEAQRLEEALKINQPLLVVYYMKEELRQIWNQKKKETAEKIVSNWINLANISKIPMLMKFAKTLAVHRQRILSYYDYRISTGPLEGTNNKIKTMKRKAYGYRDSEFFRLKLLDLHNKRYALIG is encoded by the coding sequence ATGTCCACAAGCTTCATATACCATGCCTTTGGCCTTCGTGACTACTTTTATAAAACAACGCGTTTCATCGGTGGAATAATCACTTTTGAACTCATACCAAAACCGGAGGCGGTAAAATGCCCGGAATTTAATTCCAGGTCCGTCACCAGGAAAGGGATTGTGACAAGAGATCTCAGAACAATACCGGTAGGTTCAAAACCCGTGATTCTCAGGACGGCTATCCAGAGAGTTTGGTGTTCGTTCTGTCAATTTGTCCGGCAGATTGCCATAGATGAAATTTCCATAGGGAAAGGGCATAAATACTTGACCATCGTGATGGATCTGGAATCCGGTAGAATTCTGCACGTGGGAGAAGGAAAAGGTGGTGAAGCTTTGAAATCTTTTTGGACAAAAGTGAAAATATCGAAAGCAAAAATCAAAGCCGTCAGCATCGATATGTCCCCGGCATACTTGAGTGCTGTTATTGAAAATCTTTCTGGTTCAGCAATTGTCTTTGACAGATTTCATGTTGTTAAATTGTTCAATGAGAAACTGTCGGATTTCAGGCGAAAGCTCTACAACCTTCTTGCCAATACCGGGCAACAAAAACTTCTGAAGGGAGTCCGGTGGCTTTTGTTAAAAAATCCCGAAAACCTCAGTGATGACAAGAAGGAGGCCCAACGGTTAGAAGAAGCATTGAAAATAAATCAGCCGCTATTGGTAGTCTACTACATGAAAGAGGAACTCAGGCAAATATGGAATCAAAAGAAAAAAGAAACAGCTGAAAAGATAGTCAGCAATTGGATCAATCTGGCCAATATTTCCAAAATTCCAATGTTGATGAAATTTGCCAAGACCTTGGCTGTGCACAGGCAAAGAATCCTTTCATACTATGATTACAGGATATCTACAGGTCCTTTAGAAGGGACAAATAACAAGATAAAAACCATGAAACGGAAAGCTTATGGATACAGGGATTCGGAGTTTTTCAGGTTGAAACTTTTGGACCTTCACAATAAAAGGTACGCATTAATCGGATGA
- a CDS encoding ATP-binding cassette domain-containing protein: protein MSVLPGEISAIIGPNGAGKTTLFNQITGHLLPDKGNIIFQEEDLIGQTPQEIVLVHPINAYLLL, encoded by the coding sequence ATGTCGGTGCTGCCCGGTGAAATATCGGCCATCATCGGACCCAATGGTGCAGGAAAAACAACGCTTTTCAACCAGATCACGGGCCATCTCCTTCCGGACAAGGGGAACATTATCTTTCAGGAGGAGGACCTCATCGGCCAGACTCCCCAGGAAATAGTTTTGGTTCATCCGATTAATGCGTACCTTTTATTGTGA
- a CDS encoding aldehyde ferredoxin oxidoreductase family protein, which produces MFGFYNLLLRVNASQESFEITSLQDSVLEQKLGGKGLATHLLLENNPAGVNPLSPDNHLIFTTGPMSGTSLWGSCRYGVYTKSPQTGFYSESYSGGTVGEYIAATGMDAIMIHGKADRPVWLEVSDASVAFHPADDLVGLDSMETEDRVKDWIKKNRSGKTKCGVITIGPAGENLVSFAVIENDYWRSAGRTGVGAVMGSKNIKAIAFRGNAKKTVAHPGIVKAFNKTLAKRSKDDPGVFAYKTMGTPMLVDIMHSVKGFPSEYWKKGTVPHQDQINAKALHERCEVKPSSCLKCFMACGRLSTVKEGRHKGLTLEGPEYETIYAFGGLCGVETIEDIIFLNDKCDRLGMDTITGGNLAAFTIEAVRQGRVKYDIDYGQTDKISNLLKDISARKGIGDILAKGIIATAREWDMEDQAIHVKGLEPAGYDPRVLPGMGLAYGSSPRGACHLRATFYKPELAGIVEKDKIEGKAEVFAEWEDRLTLFDTFILCRFYRDMYQWEELSTMIKGVTGLELDTEGMRKIATTVSDDIRRFNIREGLIPEDDHLPKRFHKEFLPETNRVITRDTMNQLLKEYYKARGWDETGKPGE; this is translated from the coding sequence ATGTTTGGTTTTTACAATCTACTGCTCCGGGTAAATGCATCACAGGAATCCTTTGAAATCACATCCCTTCAGGATTCCGTGCTTGAACAAAAACTGGGTGGAAAAGGGCTGGCCACACATCTTCTGCTTGAGAATAATCCTGCCGGGGTTAATCCGTTAAGTCCTGACAACCATCTGATTTTTACCACCGGCCCCATGTCAGGCACATCGTTGTGGGGGTCCTGCCGGTACGGGGTATACACAAAATCCCCCCAGACCGGTTTTTATTCAGAATCCTATTCCGGGGGCACCGTTGGCGAATATATCGCAGCAACAGGCATGGATGCGATTATGATCCACGGAAAGGCTGACCGGCCAGTCTGGTTAGAGGTTTCAGATGCCAGCGTGGCGTTTCATCCGGCAGATGATCTTGTGGGCCTGGACAGCATGGAAACAGAAGACCGGGTCAAAGACTGGATAAAAAAGAACCGGTCCGGAAAAACCAAATGCGGCGTGATTACCATCGGTCCTGCAGGAGAAAATCTTGTCAGCTTTGCCGTGATTGAGAATGATTATTGGCGGAGTGCCGGCCGGACGGGTGTGGGGGCGGTTATGGGTTCGAAAAATATAAAAGCCATTGCATTCAGGGGTAACGCCAAAAAAACAGTGGCCCATCCAGGTATTGTAAAGGCGTTTAATAAAACCCTTGCAAAACGGTCAAAGGATGATCCAGGGGTTTTTGCCTACAAGACCATGGGTACGCCTATGCTGGTTGATATCATGCACAGCGTAAAGGGGTTTCCTTCTGAATACTGGAAAAAAGGAACCGTCCCTCACCAGGACCAGATCAACGCCAAGGCGCTTCACGAACGGTGCGAGGTCAAGCCCAGTTCCTGTCTGAAATGTTTCATGGCCTGCGGACGGCTTTCCACGGTCAAGGAAGGCAGGCACAAAGGTCTGACCCTTGAAGGTCCGGAATATGAAACCATCTATGCTTTTGGCGGACTTTGCGGTGTTGAAACCATTGAAGATATTATCTTTCTTAATGATAAATGTGATCGGCTTGGCATGGATACAATTACCGGCGGAAACCTGGCCGCCTTTACCATTGAAGCCGTACGCCAGGGAAGGGTGAAATACGATATTGATTACGGGCAGACCGACAAGATCAGCAACCTGTTAAAAGATATCTCTGCACGAAAAGGTATCGGGGATATCCTTGCAAAAGGGATTATTGCAACGGCCAGGGAATGGGATATGGAAGATCAGGCCATCCATGTCAAAGGTTTGGAACCTGCAGGATATGACCCCAGGGTACTTCCGGGAATGGGACTTGCCTATGGATCATCGCCCAGAGGGGCCTGCCACCTTCGTGCCACCTTTTATAAACCCGAACTTGCAGGCATTGTTGAAAAGGATAAAATTGAAGGCAAGGCCGAAGTTTTTGCCGAATGGGAAGACCGGCTGACGCTTTTTGACACCTTTATTCTTTGTCGTTTTTACAGAGACATGTACCAGTGGGAAGAGCTTTCCACCATGATTAAAGGAGTCACGGGCCTGGAGCTTGACACAGAAGGGATGCGTAAAATTGCAACAACGGTTTCCGATGATATCCGACGGTTCAATATAAGGGAAGGACTCATCCCGGAAGATGACCACCTGCCCAAGCGATTTCATAAAGAATTCCTTCCCGAAACCAACCGGGTGATCACCCGAGACACCATGAACCAGCTTTTAAAGGAGTATTACAAGGCAAGGGGGTGGGACGAGACAGGCAAGCCCGGAGAATAG